The genomic segment AAAAACGGCCCGAACAGCCAACTGTTTTCCCCCCAAAGAAGAAATTGTAATTTCTGAAAGATATTTTATGGTGTGTCAACAGCTGTGCTattactgcaattccttatttatttttgggttttgtatTTATAGCTGTGGGGGGTAATTATCCAGCTGTCCAGCTACATTAATGTCTAGCAAACATTGATTTTGTTAaaagattttgggaaataggaTGGTGGTATGTCAAATCTGTCATTAAAGATGCATTATGTTTATTCTACTCTTAGCACTTATCTGGTGCTATCATATACACGTGCAATTTTTATTATCTTGAGATGGATTGTTTATCTTAATGTCGGTAACCTCTACTTTTACACTTACACTGCAATTTTCCAGTTTCCCCTATTATAATCTGATGTATTGTAATCTAATGTAATCTAGTCAGGGTTTGATTGTGAGGCCAGTGTTACCTGTGGATGGCAAACACCAGGGCCAGGGCAGCGATGGCCTTCTCTCCTCCAGACAGATTGTCCATGGACATGAAGCGTTTCCCCGGCGCCACGCAGTTGTAGTTGATGCCGCCGAGGTATGGCTCGTCTGGATTCTCTGCACTCAGAATGGCCTGGAGCACATATAGCAatctattttaatttcattttttttggaTCTTGTCACTTAAGGCATCTCgttggggcagctgtggcttagaggtagagcaggtcgtcctcTAATCGGAAGATCGGCGATCCCAGCTTTCCCCCAGCTCACATGTTGAAgcgtccttgggcaagatactgaactcCAAATTACTTCTGAAGGCTGTGCcttgtgtgtgagtctgtttgaAAGAGTTAGTTTccttgtactgatgagcagttggcatctgtgtgtgaatgacccTGTAGTGTAAAGCtctgagtggtcagaagactagaaaggcgatATAAGCAAGTACTGTCCATTCTTGTTTGTGCCACCAATGCAGAACAGTTAGTTAATTGTACAGTAACTCACCGTTGAAGTGCACACAAACCTACTGGTTGGTTATTGGGCTAAAAATGTTTAAGTCTGTCAAGTAAAGCTTACATTAAGAGTACTTTTTACAAACATGACTGTGGGGGAGGGaagaacacaaaaacagaaacttgtcagtgtgtttttgtggttgaGGTTTTGTTGCTTCACCTGAGCGCTGCTGTTCCTGCATATTCTTTTATAGATCTTATCGATTACGACAGACACATGTTCAAAGCACTGGCTGAAGAGGTGGAAGCGCTGGGCTTTGACTTGCTCGAACTCCTGACTGCATTTTCTGGCTGCTCTGGTGCTGGCATCAAAGGCTGAGTCAGGGACAGGAAACAAATCAGCAGTCCAGGTACTTTAGTTATCTCAGTATTATTACAACATAAAACTACAGGTAGAAATCCCATGTGGGAATGAAACACTGACCACTGAGAAAGAAGTTAACCCCTACTCTTACACActtaacagaaaatgtacagaatcttgtaaataaaatgttaaatatataaacaaaacgGTTTTGAgtggcaaaacatttttttttgcagagatCATAGTAGATATATTCCACCTATCAAAAGTTTCAAATTAGAAACACTGAACAACAAAATACCTTCTGTCACTCCCTGTAACTTGTCCTTCACCTCCCTCATCTTCTCCAGAGCTTTCAGGTTAGGGGCAGTGGTGCGATGCAGCACTTCCTCCACGGAGGACACTGACTCCTTCAGCCTCTCTAAGTAGGCCTCCACCTCCTTCTCTGCCTGCAGACTCTGTACACACATCATTTCAATGCATGTTGtactgtacaaatgttttgcaatacatttctgttcatATGAACGAACAGCAGAAAATGAGGACAATGATGAGGCTTGATGTCTCACCCTGATTTCAGCCTCCAGGCCAGAGTAGTCGATGACTAGTTGTGCCTCTCTCTCATAGATGTCCATGGTGGCTGAAGTGCTTTCAGATTCTGTGTCCAGCTACACAGACCATAAGGATCAGTCAACAGGTAAGACTGAGGCCGAAGGTGCTTTAAGTTGTTTCATTACTTCTTTAATTTCTCAAAATTCAGTAGGGTCTCTCAGTCTTCATTactctaatgtgaggatttctACAGCTTCTTTTATtacattcttcttcctttttttttccaaaatatgatcatttgagCTCACATTAATATCCAGTACTTTTCCAAAATTGTGCAGGACTGGTGTTGAAATGGTAATTCAGAAGAGAAGATGAACACTCAACTGTCAAAAGACACTTCTGCACTTCTCTATGTCTCACCTGCACCTCACTGATTTCATTCAGGCTCCCTGACAGCAGAGTGATGGGCAGACTCTGGATCTTGCAGGCCAGCAGTAAGTTGTGTCTGGCCATGCGTTTCTGCTCCAAGGCCGTCTCTGCAGACATCACCTCCCGCTGAAGCTTCACCAActctctgagagagagagagacagaagaaagggCCAAGCCAAAATTTGGCATTTGGTCTTCTTGTTGGATTTTATCATTTTGGTCAGAAAGAAATCTAGACATccttaaaaaacacaatattttgaCAGTTTGTTCATGGAATaccagaaaaaaaaccccacacccATATCTTGTTTAAATCAGAAAGGATCTTATAGAAATGCTGTTTCCTTGTGACCTCAAGGTCCTCAAAATCCCATTACAGGTCCTAATTGAAAACAGAGTTAAGAGTGATtaactaatgtttttttcaaatgctACAGATGAAAACAACCATGGATCAGAATACATTAATACCGTAGTTTTAGTTGTTATCTAGTGCTAATCTGTATATTAAGAGACATGTCAATCAATTTAGCAGTAATAACaagttttaatgtttgtatttatggTGTTGGGGTTACCCTTTCGTTTACATTGAGATCACAGATTATATCTTTAAAAAGTTTACAACAAATCATTTCTAGCAGCGTGTACAGGGGAAACCTTAGCAGTTTTGGCAGTAATAATAGCACAACAGCACAGTAACAGTGGCTCGAGTATTAGTGGTAGTGTTACTTGTTGATCGCTTGGAGGCTCTGGGTTTTCTGGTCCAGCTCAGCTTTGGCAGCGGCCACCTGGCTATTCTTAGACAGCAGCTGGTTCTTCAGCTCCAGCATTTTGTTCTGACCCTCTTCCACTGCCGCCAGCAGCTTCTCctcatcctgaggggaaatGGAAACATAAAGCAGAAACAGTCTGCAATCGCTGAAAGGTTTAATTTCACATCAGCCACGATGTGTCCAGAAATAGCCCTAAATACAGACTTATTCTAAAACCTCACTTGGAAGAAATCAATATTCGAGGAGGAGGTGGGTAATAAATATTTGCCATGTTTGTTAGTAACTAAACCTGTCATTCTGAATCAGGTAAGACTGACAACAAAGACTGTATATATTACAGGAGTCCGTTTGACGGCAGTGAACTATTTCAGTAATAGGGCTGGAGCCGAATATTCGACTATACATACATACCTTGGGTAGGTATTCGGTTTTCAATTTGGGGATTGGGGATATtcgcacacacacctacacctctgtctcttactgcacaccgctgcacacaaacacaccggcttgccccgccccgcctctttctgtttctccctccctgtatgtgtctgctctgttgactttctgtcagcagtatgttttatacagtcgcctaaaaaaaaaacacccacaactcgtattttggattttttcacccacaattctgttttcacaacagcaggtgagctgcttgaggcttgttgttaatgacgtagcctGTCGAAACGATcaaaaccaacgtggtaccgaatgacatctGCACCAACCAGGTGTTTACTGTTGCTTTTCCTGGTCTGTGCTTGTAAAATAGCCACCGTGTCCGCGTAATACCAGagaatgtctctctctctcttgctgtgtttctctgcagagcatgtgtgaTAGTCAGGATAGCGTACGGGAGGGCGTCAGTCTTTCAcatggataaaaaaataaaaataaaaagagatggCTACCTTCCTCTGCTCGGCCATGATTCTCTCCTCCTTGTCGATGGTTTCCTCCATGTTGTggagcttcttcttctgctgccgCAGTTGGTTTTGTTCGTACTCCAGCTGTGCTTTCAAGCGAGCACACTGACTCTCAAACTCCAGCCTGAAAGAAGAGACATATCAAGGTGTTTATGTTGTAAAACACCTGAGAAATTAACATGCATACAAATACCACCATTGTAGTACAAACACAAATCATGTAATTAGACACAACTCAAGAATATTCTGAACTTGAATTATGATTGAATTAtactaaaacattaaaacacttaacatttaagaaattaaaccaataaaggaaaagaaaaggaaaactaaCAAAGAATTTCATAAACTAAAAAAGTGGATCTCATTGGGCCCTGTTCCAATATTTTGAATCATAACTACAACTTCTCAGATTTTGTTGCACACCTAAAAATAGTGAATCTTTGTCTCCTTTTATTTTAGCAACTGTTTCAGACATTTGGTGATTAGTCATACTgtgattgtttaaaaaaaagccaatAAAAATTATTTCTTAGGTGTTTTTCTTAGTGATCTAAAGTCATAGATATTTACTCACATAAAGTCATAATATTGAAGCTAttctcttttttattccaaGTAAATGTTTATCAATTATGGTATTAGATACTGGTGTGTGGTTGTCGTACCGCTTCTTGTCaagctctgtctgctgtttcaAGTGCTCCTGCTCATACTCTCTGATGCTGTTCACACCGATCTCAGCACAGAAGTCAGAAAACACCAAGTCCTCCATCTAAATACACAGAGCATCTACACTGTTCAGTACATGCGACCAGCCATTAGACAATGGGCGATAGAAGATTTGGCAATTAAGTTTGTCTACCAGCGGCTTTAGCAGATGTCAgtgaaatacatttgaaataaattgaaataactTTTGCACTTGAAAAATGTAGCTTATTTGAACACGTCAGCCATGGCGGCCACTTTGTTGTATGCCAGTGGTTCTGGTCCAAAACCCCTGGAGAAGATACACCAACCAGGttttattcagttcaattaagGCAATTAACTGAAATAGTAATGGAAGTTCAGCAAAAGCTGAAAATATGTATTCACTGGTAACCTTAGCAATAGGGTCAAAATTGCAGTCAAAGCCAGCGTGCTGAAACAGGTTGAAGACGGTCTGCAGACAGCAGTACCTGGTCGATCTGGTCTCTGATCTTCCTCATCTCTGCATCCTTTGCCTCCACACTCTCCTGCTGCATCTGGATCTGAGAGTCCAGGTTTGCTAATTCACTCTCCATACGAGAAATCTCCTGAAAACAATCAGCAGGACATGACAAGTACTGGGAAACTGTGAACTGTCAATTCTAATATGCTTTGGGATTCAAATGATAGCGTTacgtacacatacagtagagcCATGTCAAAGAACACGGTCTCAATTATGATATTACATTTGAGAAAGTTCTGTGGTCCTACCTCTTGGCACTTAAGGAGGATTTTCTTCCGAATGTTTTCCAGCTCAGTTTTGGAGTATTTGAGGCGGGTCTGAGCACCCTGAGCCTGAGCAATGATCTGTTTCAGGTCTGGCTCCTTCCGCTTCAGCCTCATCAAATCCTTTCACAGGACCAAGACACAGAGTCAGAGTTAATTGTGAATAACTTATGCAAtcttaaataataatttcagcCCATTTGTGTGTCTCGttctataaaaaaataaaaatcagcaataaatatacagtatgtatataacAAGACATAATGcatgttaaaaacacaaacatgtgtaGACAGGGCAGgaaatttaaaattaataacaaaattaatttaaggTCCTTAAAATCCTTTACTTTGGACAAGACTTAAGGCCCTGAAGTTTCAGTGATATGATTTTccaaaatatttgacttttgaGTGTTGACTCACACGCAACTCTGCTGTCAGCTGGTCCTTGCGTTCCTTCAGCCGCATCATGTCCTTCTCGTCCCAGCAACGAGCTTTGGTCCGCAGGTAACTGGAGCCTCCAGAGATCGTACCTGACTTTGCAAACAGTGTCCCGTCCAGAGATACTGTCTACAGAAAACACATCTGAAGTAAGGCTGTAGGTGGTAATACTAGATGGGCCTGTTTGACCCACACGATTTATAGTGTTGCCTCTTTTAGGTGACAGTCTTACTTGCAGTTTGGATTTTTACCccaaacatgcaaatagacTTCAGTCAGTGAGGGCTAGAATTTTACTTTCCCTGAATGACAAAACCTTTTTAGGAAGCTGTATGCGATACTTTCCCTCTGAACAATGCCAACTCTttataatttgaaaatatagtACAAGTTCAAGttctttattgtcatatgcgcaacaattacagtgaagcagtcatTAGCAATGGGCTTGTGCCGATTGACGATCGGATCCTACATCAACGATTGAAGGGATGATCGATGATTGGTTTTTCCTACGCCTGTATTAAGGCGATTTTAACTAACTTACTATCAGAACTAAGATGTTATAAAAATAATCTCTAGAATCTGCGCCCTACTGTGCATTTGAGATGTTTCTGGTGGGGGTGTAGGTGTGTTTATAtgttctccaaaagttgattctgttttaaCTTATCCACCGCAGGTCGCTCCATTGCCAAAATCTATTTGGCAATGAAATAATTTGTTCTCAGGCTCACTCAAACAGTGCTCatacaaatatgtatttaaaaatcaaatcaaatcatgcAAGTGAAAATCTAATTAGAATCTAagacataaagacataaaatagtgcaGCAGCAGAACAGCTTGTAAACGgtaataataaatatagtaaaatatatAGAGCCCACTGTGATGTGTGCAGGTATAAACAGGTAGGAATAACGATGCATGAACAGACGCCATTATATCTTCATGTCTTTATATTCCATTCACTAGCctaatacaatactgtagtctACAAATACATCCTAACCCCTCTCCCCTATTGATTGAAACGCGTGCTTCCATGGGTGCTGTCTTTGGTATGTGATGTCAATTTGCATTTCAATTTATTGTCAGGTGTAACTAATGGAGCAGGCCCTGTAAGATGGCAAAAcagacagttttttaaaaaacagttctGCAATGCAGCAGTATGACTGAACCAAAAGAAAATGCTTTTGTTCTACTTAGTGGATTTAACTGATCCTGACTCCAATGTCTATGGCCGAGGGTTTACCTTAATGCGCTCCTTCCTGTCAAAGGCCACACTCCTTGCATCTTTAATGGTCTCACACACCAAGGCGTTGCCACAGACAAACTGCACCACTTTCCTCAGCTGGGCGGCACCTGCGACAGCGTTAACTTGTACAACATCGACCAACATCTTGGCACCAGGCATCTCCCTCAGTCGCTCATTCAGAGGACTCACCTGGGTACACAGTAGTGATGGTTATCCTTGACACTAcatatgcatctgtgtgtgctactctttaaatgattttacatactgaaaaacactgacaacTTCATCTTCTCCATTTAGCATTTTCTGCCATCCAAAAAAAGTCACAGCTTGCTTTCGTTTCAACTCACATCCAAGTAGTCGATGGGCAGGAAGGTCTCAGGTTCAGCTCGCTCCTCCTTGATGAAACTGATACAGTCACGGGCCACTTTCTCCGAGGCCACTACAATGGCATTCATGTAGCGGCCAAACACCTTGGTGACAGCCAGCTGGTACTTCTTATGTATTGGGCTGCACAAGTCAGACAGACGACCATACTGggacaggaaagaaaaagaattgaaaagaaaaaataaagaaacaagtgCTTTCATAAATAATTTTCGCAGATTGAGTGAAAGGCTTGTGGATGGATGCAtgatatttagaaataaattatATGGTTCACAAGGTTTCACCTTCACATTATGAGCAGCACAAAAAATAGCTCTCAGTAAGTGTTAGTGAATCAAATCATTAAATGATTAAGTTCTAAATGACAAAAGACCATGTACTAAAGTGGTTtatagctacagtatattttactgatgcttaaaggaaaaaaatgttttttgaattgTAGGGATGATATGTAGGGATTTATAATCATCTTCCAGGAAAGTAAATTTAGCATGGGGGGTGTTTGCTATCAAGGagttatactgtacagtatgtatatatctatgtatcCCCCCATCAGTGTTTCCTGGTCTTGAGTTCGCCTTTCATGTGTGCTCATACCAGAGAAgagtttgttgttttcagcGCGGTAGATTGACGGTCGCCAAGTCAGATTAGTTAGATAGCCTTGTTggctgtagttttttttgttttgccaagACAATAAATTCCTTAAACACATCTTCAGTCTCTTGCCTGTCTCACTGGAGTTGGGTACTCACAGCATTCTTACAGTTATCCTTACTCATtacgcctgtctgtctcttaccACAGTTTCAGGGTAGAGTCTGCGGAGCCTCTCTAACAGCTCTTTGTGCTGCAGCTGGTGTCTGCTCTCCTGGCTGTCCAGACAGGCGTTCCCCagctcctccagcacctggccCAGCTCCTGGTTCACCTCCTCGCTGCGCTGGCGGCCCCTTTGCAGCTCTGCACTCAGGCTCTCCTCCCGCTGACGGTACTCGTCAAGGGATGacctgaaacatacagtaactcTATAAAGTATGCTCAGTTTCCTTCTGATTTCTAAGTATATAATTTGTCAGTGATAAATAACCATGTAGTTCAATCAACACCTCCCTGACAGTCAGGGACAGACCAGCTTTTTACTGGCTGTGCATTACATTGTACAGCCATGTGGAAGGTGTGCACATGACATACTTGCAGGTCTTGGTGTACTCCTCTAGCTTCTCTGCCCTGCTTGTCAAATCTTTCAGCTGAGTCTGGTTGTTCCTGATGGCAACCTGCAACAGATGTTCCAGAGCGGTAAAATTAAAGCGGCTATAACTGatatttttacagtaataataataataaaactttatttatagagcacttatcaaaacaaagtacaaagtgcttcacaacaagagaaataaaataccacagtgaatgacgaaatataaagaaataaattacataaaatacacaaaagcaataaaataaagtaacaatgtatcaaatgacaatgttaaaggggtcgctcgtagtgatgaatcTACAGTGAATTATCACCCGAATCttcagctcccctcggctttacagtAATTGTTTAGCTATTCGGCCCACAACTCTATTGTTCTGATTCACTCTCACATCATTTTCCCCCCGGCTGTAGCAGGCAGCTGATTTCAGCGAGAAACCTCTAAAACCCCACTGTAgaccacctgctcagcaccaaacggcacacagacaaagttagcaactagctggtgaacatagtgaagcgtttagctgctaaagagccagatatttccctcagcagttggtggagaccaaaaacaaaacttatagTGAGATGGTACTTATtcatagtcagtgtattactaCAGTAGACGGCGGTCAGCTCACCCCCAGTTTgaagaagcagacaggagtCAGGGTTGGCAAAGAAaaaggctgtctgacagcaaggTAAAGTGGTGAAAATATTCTTAATACAGCGTACATTTAAACtgcaatagttttttttttttttttttggtgggcCTTTTTTATGcggttaaaataatttttttttgctaccCCCatccacagcagtgcattgctcTGCTTGCCTACCGGGACTCCTGTCTGCTTGGGGGCAAGTTGACCGCCGTCTactaagtacctcatacaacctcatttaaaaatacccaaactatccctttaaggagagtgaatattggacttatattcgtcaggtggccagaaaaacgactccaaataaattataatgttgctctgtaactgctggatgtgtaaataagaaacTGTTAACGAGTTTGCCTTATCAGCTTAAAAGAtgatacagttgtatgcaaaagtttaggaacccctgacaatttccatgattttcatttataaatatttgggtgtttggatcagcaatttcattttgatctatcaaataactgaaggacacagtaatatttcagtagtgaaatgagatttattggattaacagaaaatgtgcaatatgcatcaaaacgaaattagacaggtgcataaatttgggcaccccaacagaaaaatcacatcaatatttagtagagcctcctttagcagaaataacagcctctagacgcttcctatagcctgtaatgagtgtctggattctggatgaatgtattttggaccattcctccttacaaaacatctccagttcagttaggtttgatggttgccgagcatggacagcccgcttcaaatcaccccacagatgttcaatgatattcaggtctggggactgggatggccattccagaacattgtacttgttcctctgcataaagaccagagtagattttgagcagtgttttgggtcgttgtcttgttgaaatatccagccccggcgtaacttcaactttgtgactgattcctcaacattattctcaagaatctgctgatattgagtggaatccatgcgaccctcaactttaaccagattcccagtaccggcactggccacacaaccccacagcatgatagaacctccaccaaattttactgtgggtagcaagtgtttttcttggaacgttgtgttcttttgccgccatgcataacgccccttgttatgaccaaataactcaatctttgtttcatcagtccacagcaccttattccaaaatgaagctggcttgtccaaatgtgtgtttgcatacctcaagcgactccgtttgtggcgtgtgtgcagaaaaggcttctttcacATCACTCTCCCAtgcagcttctccttgtgcaaagtgcgctgaattgttgaacgatgcacagtgacaccatctgcagcaagttgatgttgtaggtctttggaggtggtctgtgggctgtttttgaccgttctcaccatccttcgcctttgcctctccaatattttatgtggcctgccacttctggccttaacaagaactgtgcctgtggtcctccatttcctcactatgttcctgacagtggacactgacagcttatatttctgcgataactttttgtagcctccccctaaaccataatgaacaatctttttttcaggtcatttgagagttgttttgaggcccccatgttgccactcttcagaggagagtcaaagagaacaacaactttcaattggccaccttaaataccttttctcatgattggatgcacctgtctatgaagttcaaggcttaatgagctcaccaaaccaattgtgtgttccaaataatcagtgctaagtagttacaggtattcaaatcaacaaaatgacaagggtgcccaaatttatgcacctgtctaatttcgttttgatgcatattgcacattttctgttaatccaataaacctcatttcacttctgaaatattactgtgtccttcagttatttgatagatcaaaatgaaattgctgatccaaacacccaaatatttataaatgaaaatcatggaaattgtcaggggttcctaaacttttgcatacaactgtatatcaatgttgtgtccacaacttgtttctgctgccctcaagtagccaaaaaaatcagttattgctgGTTCAAGGGTGTATTAATCACAGATTCAATAGTGTGAAACAGACTCATTATTTTTAGCTACACATGTCTTTCAGCAGCTGTTCAATCCTTGGTTATTAACTTAAAATATGTGTAGTGGCAGCAAAAAGGTGCCACTGACAGTACCTCCACTTCCTTCTTTCTGCGTTGGTCAAAAGCCATCTTCTCGTATTCCGCTCTCACCTCCCAGTGCAGTTTCTCTGCCTGCTGGCTGAAGACCGCCCCCTGCTTTCGGGCCAGCTCCTTCAGCTCTTTGTATCTCTCTAGCTGTAGCAGAAATTCATGCAAAAACACGCTGAGGGTGTAATGACAATGTCACAGTTTTTTGTCCCTTGTTATTTCGTTATTATCTGCAGTTTGGTACTATGGTTGTTAATGACAATTAAGAACCAAAATTAGGTATGACATTGAATTTTATTGTTGTCTGATTCATGGGCGTTGGCCACCCAGTGACATGTACAATTTTGCCTCAGCTTAATATGTATTCACTTGCAAGATAAGCATGGGTGGTTAGATTTGATTCAATTAAATCTATGAAGTGGCTATtcaagataaaacattttacatttgtcagAACAAAACCCCCAGAACTCTAATATACATTAGGACTGGATAATCTGAACTTAAGTGTTTGCCTAAGATGTTATCTCTACTCATTATGCCTGTCTGTCTAAAGGGGCGATCACACAGGCGCTACAGGCGCAGCCGcttcaaaaatgccaaaaaatgcTTGCGCCCCTGCTCCATAGCTCTCTCACAGGccaacagctaactagctagttagtctaaaagttaaaatattctcAATTTTTCAGCAAAAGGCACAGAGTCGCACCGCTCGTCAATGTCAAACAGACAGGCATAATGAGTAGggaactagctagctagctagttagcctatTTATCGGCAGAGTTAATAGCATTATGTCCACCAGAGAgattcacctggctgctcaaacaacaggaagaaagtggtaaagtagtaaagcccgcctcttgcttgatttgattggctgcctggGCCAAGTTTGACATTGACGAGGGGTGCGACTCCGCACCTTGTGCTGAAAAGTTGAGAATATTTGAACTTTTATGCGTCTACAAACCGCTAGAAAAACGCGAAGCGTGGTGCAAGAGAGGAGCGCACGCCAGGTGCGCCATaccataggaaaacaatggttttgCTGGCGACATGTTTCTAGCGACgcatctctgtgtgatcgccccttTACTTTCTAAACAGTTGCCTTTCctttccatgaaatttgtttGCGGCAGAGGTAACACAGCCATTTTACTCAGTTTTAATGTCTCATGTACAGCTGTATGACTGACTCctgctttttttaaagaaaaattcgACTTTAtgggtttcttttttctttagcaTACATGATGTACTGTTGACATGTGTAACGTATCATAGACCCTCACATACAGTCCACTGggtttattattatgtttagaATATGtgctgcacaaaaacaaatattatagtCCTGGCCTCCAACCTCCCAGAAGCTACAATTTACATCATGTTAACTCACTTTTGGTTTGTCTGAATGGGAAAGGGGGTGGCGTTGtttgacacacactcacctgaTCCTCATCCAGCTCGATGTCTCTCCCCCAGGAGGTTCCTTTCTCCTGTGCCTGCTTCTCGTAGTTCCTCCAGGTCCTCTCCAGTTCAGTGATCTCCTGTCGTCCCTCTGCCAGCTCCTGCTCTTTGACAGCCATCAGCTTCTGATTCTTCCTCAGAGAATCACGGACCTCTTCAGCCTTCTTCATGTGATGGGAGGTGTTTACCTTGGCTTTGATGTACTGGGACCGACACTGGGACAGGATATGCTCCTGGGCGCtgagtgacagagtgagatGAGAACTTGGTTAATTCTAGTTAATGGCAGACTTGC from the Siniperca chuatsi isolate FFG_IHB_CAS linkage group LG4, ASM2008510v1, whole genome shotgun sequence genome contains:
- the smc1b gene encoding structural maintenance of chromosomes protein 1B, translated to MGYLKQIDIENFKSWRGKKVIGPFMRFNCIIGTNGSGKSNVMDALSFAMGERAACLRVKHLRDLIHGAHIGQPVLDTARVAMRYCDDEDQETVFCRSILGDSSEYRINGIHVTLAKYMEELEKIGIVTKARNCLVFQGAVESIALKDPKERTKMFESISQSREYAAEYNKKKEALLKAKDDTQFHFIKKKSATVERKQVSQEKIEAQRYQALVDDLHQNCLQLCLAELYHNEKGIGALSDTLREKQQAAAATNNKLVNAEQTVKTYKKEHGRLTREQQHIDKEIRAQEHILSQCRSQYIKAKVNTSHHMKKAEEVRDSLRKNQKLMAVKEQELAEGRQEITELERTWRNYEKQAQEKGTSWGRDIELDEDQLERYKELKELARKQGAVFSQQAEKLHWEVRAEYEKMAFDQRRKKEVEVAIRNNQTQLKDLTSRAEKLEEYTKTCKSSLDEYRQREESLSAELQRGRQRSEEVNQELGQVLEELGNACLDSQESRHQLQHKELLERLRRLYPETVYGRLSDLCSPIHKKYQLAVTKVFGRYMNAIVVASEKVARDCISFIKEERAEPETFLPIDYLDVSPLNERLREMPGAKMLVDVVQVNAVAGAAQLRKVVQFVCGNALVCETIKDARSVAFDRKERIKTVSLDGTLFAKSGTISGGSSYLRTKARCWDEKDMMRLKERKDQLTAELRDLMRLKRKEPDLKQIIAQAQGAQTRLKYSKTELENIRKKILLKCQEEISRMESELANLDSQIQMQQESVEAKDAEMRKIRDQIDQMEDLVFSDFCAEIGVNSIREYEQEHLKQQTELDKKRLEFESQCARLKAQLEYEQNQLRQQKKKLHNMEETIDKEERIMAEQRKDEEKLLAAVEEGQNKMLELKNQLLSKNSQVAAAKAELDQKTQSLQAINKELVKLQREVMSAETALEQKRMARHNLLLACKIQSLPITLLSGSLNEISEVQLDTESESTSATMDIYEREAQLVIDYSGLEAEIRSLQAEKEVEAYLERLKESVSSVEEVLHRTTAPNLKALEKMREVKDKLQGVTEAFDASTRAARKCSQEFEQVKAQRFHLFSQCFEHVSVVIDKIYKRICRNSSAQAILSAENPDEPYLGGINYNCVAPGKRFMSMDNLSGGEKAIAALALVFAIHSFRPAPFFILDEVDAALDNTNIGKVTSFIREESRENMQIIVISLKEEFFSKADALLGVYSDFDECMFSRILTLDLRPYPVVEEDNGKQADKQKTGHM